The following are from one region of the Candidatus Obscuribacterales bacterium genome:
- a CDS encoding glutamine synthetase III, whose product MKGAALRKQAIQNMHSRNLIRNSFEKPAANVAEMFGVNVFNRQAMRALLPKAAFRTLMKTLEEGEPLDPSLADIVANAMKDWAIGRGASHYTHWFQPMTGLTAEKHDSFLVSAGDDGAILEFSGKTLIQGEPDASSFPSGGIRSTFEARGYTGWDPTSPAFLMESTMGKTLCIPTVFCAYSGHALDKKTPLLRSLDAINKQAMRLLRALGNKQSKRVTCTVGAEQEYFLIDESFYLLRPDLINAGRALFGAKPPKGQEMEDHYWGSIKERVLAFMMDAEAELYKLGVPVKTRHNEVAPAQFEVAPVFEGANIAIDHNMLLMEVFRKMAQKHGLRCLFHEKPFSGVNGSGKHNNWSLADDLGNNLLEPGHTPHENTQFLCVLTAILRALDKYGGLLRASIASAGNDHRLGANEAPPAILSVYLGDTLNAIIEGLISGNGGSGAKGVRNIEIGVTTLPSLPRDASDRNRTSPFAFTGNKFEFRAVGSSQSLAFPNTVLNTIVADSLHYLAAKIEEGVKGGRPLNDVVQEVVQKTLTEHKRIIFNGDNYSEEWHKEAAKRGLPNLHNTIEALPRFVDKETKELFKAHSVLNEEELVSRYNIQLESYCKTVNIEALLTSNIATTMIMPAAIAYQTQLAGAVIATKNVLSNVDISGQTRMLEDLTHKISQLKAAIDTLDKLNKKDEKAHSDLFDHAKFYESKVIPAMNEVRSIADDLESVVDDSLWPLPKFREMLYIY is encoded by the coding sequence ATGAAAGGCGCAGCTCTTCGTAAGCAAGCAATTCAGAATATGCACAGCAGGAACCTCATTCGTAATTCTTTTGAAAAGCCGGCGGCAAACGTCGCTGAAATGTTTGGCGTTAATGTATTTAATCGCCAAGCAATGCGAGCCCTTCTACCTAAAGCAGCGTTTCGTACCTTGATGAAGACGCTCGAGGAAGGTGAACCGCTCGATCCATCTCTTGCCGACATTGTTGCTAATGCCATGAAGGACTGGGCAATCGGACGCGGGGCTTCTCATTACACTCACTGGTTTCAACCAATGACCGGATTGACTGCCGAAAAGCATGATTCATTTTTGGTATCGGCAGGTGATGACGGCGCGATTCTAGAATTTTCCGGAAAAACTCTTATTCAAGGTGAGCCGGATGCCTCGAGCTTCCCTTCAGGTGGAATTCGCTCAACCTTTGAAGCTAGAGGCTACACAGGTTGGGATCCGACTAGCCCTGCTTTCTTAATGGAAAGCACAATGGGCAAGACTCTTTGTATTCCAACGGTATTCTGTGCCTACAGTGGTCACGCTTTGGACAAAAAGACGCCGCTTTTACGTTCACTTGATGCCATCAATAAGCAAGCTATGCGTTTGCTGCGCGCTTTAGGCAATAAACAATCCAAGCGGGTTACTTGCACGGTTGGTGCTGAGCAGGAATATTTCCTGATTGATGAATCGTTTTATCTATTGCGCCCTGATTTGATTAATGCCGGACGTGCACTTTTTGGTGCCAAGCCGCCAAAAGGTCAGGAAATGGAAGACCACTATTGGGGTTCTATTAAAGAGCGCGTTTTGGCCTTCATGATGGATGCCGAAGCTGAGCTTTATAAATTAGGTGTTCCAGTCAAAACAAGACACAACGAAGTTGCTCCTGCGCAATTTGAAGTGGCTCCTGTTTTTGAAGGAGCAAATATTGCCATCGACCACAACATGCTTCTGATGGAAGTCTTCCGTAAGATGGCACAGAAGCATGGTTTGCGCTGTCTTTTCCACGAGAAGCCTTTTTCTGGTGTTAACGGTAGCGGTAAGCACAACAACTGGTCTTTAGCCGATGATTTGGGCAACAATCTCTTGGAGCCTGGTCATACACCGCATGAAAATACGCAATTCCTTTGTGTGTTGACGGCAATTTTAAGAGCGCTGGATAAATACGGCGGTCTTCTGCGTGCTAGCATCGCTTCAGCCGGTAACGATCATCGTCTGGGTGCTAACGAAGCGCCTCCGGCAATTCTAAGTGTTTATCTTGGTGACACATTGAATGCCATTATCGAAGGATTGATATCCGGTAATGGTGGGTCGGGAGCCAAAGGTGTTCGCAATATCGAAATAGGCGTTACTACTCTGCCTTCATTGCCGAGAGATGCCTCCGATCGCAATCGCACATCACCGTTTGCTTTCACCGGCAATAAGTTCGAATTCCGTGCTGTTGGTTCCAGTCAGTCATTAGCATTTCCCAACACGGTTTTAAACACAATCGTTGCTGATTCGTTGCACTATCTTGCCGCCAAGATTGAAGAAGGCGTAAAGGGTGGACGCCCACTCAACGATGTTGTTCAGGAAGTTGTGCAAAAGACACTTACCGAGCACAAGCGCATCATCTTCAATGGCGACAATTACAGCGAAGAATGGCATAAGGAAGCAGCCAAGCGTGGACTGCCAAATCTGCATAACACTATTGAGGCTTTGCCGCGTTTTGTGGATAAGGAAACCAAAGAACTCTTCAAGGCACATTCAGTGCTCAATGAAGAAGAATTGGTCAGCCGCTATAACATTCAGCTTGAGTCGTATTGCAAGACGGTCAACATCGAAGCATTGCTCACAAGCAATATCGCAACGACGATGATTATGCCGGCAGCAATTGCTTATCAAACGCAGCTTGCCGGAGCAGTTATCGCTACGAAAAACGTCCTTAGCAATGTAGATATCAGTGGTCAAACCAGGATGCTTGAAGATTTGACTCACAAGATATCGCAATTGAAGGCGGCCATTGATACTTTGGACAAGCTCAACAAGAAAGACGAGAAAGCACATTCGGATCTTTTCGATCACGCTAAGTTTTACGAATCAAAAGTGATACCGGCGATGAATGAAGTGAGATCAATAGCGGATGACCTTGAGTCAGTAGTTGACGATTCACTATGGCCTCTGCCGAAATTCCGAGAGATGCTCTACATCTACTGA
- a CDS encoding secondary thiamine-phosphate synthase enzyme YjbQ — protein sequence MKSNTKYLSFNTKKRRDYVRITDEVADFLNESQIKEGMILVSAMHITAGIYVNDWESGLIKDIDAWVEELAPVNPDYHHHQTGEDNGDAHLKRMLIGHQVVIPVTGGKLDLGPWEQIFYAEFDGQRKKRVILKAIGF from the coding sequence TTGAAATCTAATACTAAATACCTATCGTTTAATACAAAAAAGCGTAGGGATTACGTTCGAATTACAGATGAAGTAGCCGATTTTTTAAACGAGAGCCAAATTAAGGAAGGAATGATTTTGGTGTCGGCCATGCATATAACAGCCGGCATCTATGTTAATGATTGGGAGTCCGGACTCATTAAGGACATTGACGCCTGGGTTGAAGAGCTGGCACCTGTTAATCCTGACTATCACCATCATCAAACAGGTGAGGACAATGGCGATGCTCACTTGAAGCGCATGCTTATCGGACACCAGGTTGTCATCCCTGTTACCGGCGGAAAGCTGGATTTAGGTCCTTGGGAGCAAATTTTCTACGCGGAATTCGATGGTCAACGCAAAAAACGTGTCATTTTGAAAGCAATTGGATTCTAA
- a CDS encoding prepilin-type N-terminal cleavage/methylation domain-containing protein, translated as MRGAKTPRSNKGLTLVELLVVVIIVGVLAATALPNFFGASTKAKESGVKINAHTTHVAVESYATDHSGVYPTSVGDFTYYFPGGDGAAGGIQGDKLKNPFDNSTAYPTDGSPASSQGEIAYEANVPRDGAYTVTGYGQNAIVITLQP; from the coding sequence ATGCGAGGAGCAAAGACACCTAGATCAAATAAAGGTCTTACCCTGGTTGAATTACTGGTGGTAGTTATTATCGTCGGCGTTTTAGCCGCTACCGCACTGCCTAACTTCTTTGGTGCGTCGACCAAAGCAAAAGAGTCAGGCGTTAAGATTAACGCTCACACCACTCACGTTGCTGTTGAATCCTATGCGACGGATCATTCCGGAGTCTATCCAACAAGCGTTGGTGACTTCACCTATTACTTCCCGGGCGGTGACGGCGCTGCCGGAGGTATTCAAGGCGACAAGCTGAAAAACCCATTTGATAATTCGACAGCTTACCCAACTGATGGTTCACCAGCATCATCTCAGGGTGAAATTGCCTACGAAGCAAACGTACCACGGGACGGAGCCTACACTGTTACAGGCTATGGTCAAAACGCCATTGTCATAACGCTGCAACCATAA
- a CDS encoding tetratricopeptide repeat protein: protein MLKSRSSIAGLAVCVLIVMAFMSRAVAQLPPAEETEQKKLIAAEHYYLASYYIRHWKFKQAQIELEEAIRFYPDFKAAHRNLCLVCLMTTNPLRSFAEFTVVIGLGEPIPFTAQECKDLDAKAAKMHYELGLTNATVRKWKDAVAEFKWALVYSPDNAKYSRSLAFAYANLGDFAEAEKEYTTAFASDPKDGFSHADFAFLLSEHGQPKRAMQQMNQAVQLEPEAAALHVDLGWLAESAGDLVKAEDEFAKAVEMCPTYPQLWLHLGRLQEAQGKNDKALAAYQKALKLNPNEQEAKMKLRKLHPGIENETDDRKPVVS from the coding sequence ATGTTAAAAAGCCGCAGTTCAATTGCCGGTCTGGCAGTATGTGTTCTTATAGTAATGGCTTTTATGAGCCGGGCTGTAGCTCAGCTACCTCCTGCAGAAGAGACGGAGCAAAAGAAGCTTATTGCTGCCGAACACTATTATTTGGCCAGCTATTACATTCGTCACTGGAAATTCAAACAAGCTCAAATTGAGTTGGAAGAGGCAATTCGCTTTTATCCAGATTTCAAAGCTGCGCACAGAAATTTGTGTTTGGTTTGCTTGATGACCACTAATCCGCTCCGGTCTTTTGCTGAGTTCACCGTCGTAATTGGACTTGGTGAACCGATTCCGTTTACTGCTCAAGAATGCAAGGACTTGGATGCTAAGGCCGCCAAAATGCATTACGAGCTTGGTCTGACAAATGCGACCGTGCGTAAATGGAAGGATGCCGTAGCCGAGTTTAAGTGGGCATTGGTTTATTCACCCGATAATGCGAAATACAGCCGCTCGCTAGCTTTCGCTTATGCCAATCTCGGTGATTTTGCCGAAGCGGAAAAAGAATACACAACTGCATTTGCCAGTGATCCTAAAGATGGTTTTTCTCATGCCGATTTTGCGTTTCTTTTGTCTGAGCATGGTCAGCCGAAACGTGCCATGCAGCAGATGAATCAGGCTGTTCAATTGGAGCCGGAAGCGGCAGCCTTACATGTTGATTTAGGATGGCTTGCAGAATCTGCCGGTGACTTGGTTAAGGCTGAAGACGAATTCGCTAAAGCCGTTGAAATGTGCCCGACATATCCCCAGTTGTGGTTGCACCTGGGACGCCTGCAAGAAGCACAAGGCAAAAATGACAAGGCTCTTGCCGCATATCAGAAAGCACTTAAGCTCAATCCAAATGAGCAAGAGGCAAAAATGAAATTGCGCAAGTTGCATCCGGGCATCGAAAATGAAACCGACGATCGCAAGCCTGTGGTTAGCTAA
- the lpxI gene encoding UDP-2,3-diacylglucosamine diphosphatase LpxI (LpxI, functionally equivalent to LpxH, replaces it in LPS biosynthesis in a minority of bacteria.), producing MLSPQATVTENSTKLIGLVAGEGKLPEMLARSAKEKGYKIFALALSEEAQARVECHCEKVHVVAPGQLGRNYNLMKNAGVRDVVFIGKIPKLNILQNLHKVDWMAVRELSKLQNFNDDTIQRAMGDFLDRHDMRVLSQSDFLRHLFPEYGPITKRQPTATEYVDIDFGFKLAKEVSRLDIGQTVVVKDQMIMAIEAVEGTDEAIRRGANLARGPIVVVKVAKENRDERFDTPTVGMSTLEAMASKGNGGILAVEAGHTMIVDQKEMIEFAEAHGIAILAV from the coding sequence GTGTTGAGTCCGCAAGCAACAGTCACTGAAAATTCCACCAAGCTTATAGGTCTTGTTGCCGGTGAGGGCAAATTGCCTGAGATGCTGGCTCGCTCTGCCAAAGAGAAAGGCTATAAGATATTTGCTCTTGCGCTCTCGGAAGAAGCACAAGCACGAGTTGAATGCCATTGCGAGAAAGTGCATGTGGTGGCACCCGGACAATTGGGACGCAACTACAACTTGATGAAAAATGCCGGTGTAAGAGACGTTGTCTTCATCGGCAAAATTCCGAAGCTGAATATTTTGCAGAATTTGCACAAAGTTGACTGGATGGCAGTGCGTGAATTGTCGAAGTTGCAAAACTTCAATGATGACACCATTCAGAGAGCAATGGGTGATTTTCTCGATAGACACGATATGCGCGTCTTGTCGCAGTCTGACTTCTTGCGTCACTTGTTTCCTGAATACGGGCCAATTACTAAGCGTCAACCGACAGCAACAGAATATGTCGATATCGATTTTGGTTTCAAACTAGCCAAAGAAGTTTCACGTCTTGATATTGGTCAAACAGTAGTGGTTAAAGATCAAATGATCATGGCCATTGAAGCTGTCGAAGGTACCGATGAAGCAATTCGTCGTGGTGCTAATCTAGCAAGAGGGCCAATAGTCGTAGTGAAAGTGGCAAAGGAAAATCGTGATGAGCGATTTGACACGCCCACTGTCGGCATGAGCACATTGGAGGCTATGGCCAGCAAAGGTAATGGTGGCATCCTTGCTGTCGAAGCCGGTCACACAATGATTGTTGACCAAAAGGAAATGATTGAATTTGCCGAAGCGCATGGCATTGCCATCCTGGCTGTCTAG